The following are encoded together in the Bacteroidota bacterium genome:
- a CDS encoding winged helix-turn-helix transcriptional regulator, giving the protein MRSFHLPLNQEKSGSMSKFAATSIGKTSMKISSCITLHSNENGTSKVTDKVTDRVTDRVTDNQRLILQYIIEQSGISTRDLAEKVGLSQRKIKENIAKLKALGLLKRIGPAKGGHWEVLEK; this is encoded by the coding sequence ATGAGATCCTTTCACTTGCCATTAAATCAGGAAAAGTCAGGTTCGATGAGCAAATTTGCAGCAACTTCGATTGGAAAGACTTCGATGAAGATAAGTTCATGTATTACCTTACACTCCAACGAAAATGGCACCAGTAAGGTCACCGATAAAGTCACCGATAGAGTCACCGATAGAGTCACCGATAACCAGAGATTAATTCTGCAATACATTATTGAACAGTCTGGAATATCAACAAGGGATTTAGCTGAAAAAGTTGGATTATCGCAAAGGAAAATCAAAGAGAACATCGCAAAACTGAAAGCGCTTGGCCTCCTCAAACGCATCGGCCCCGCAAAAGGCGGCCACTGGGAAGTGCTGGAAAAATAA